The Streptomyces sp. NBC_00569 genomic sequence TCCTCGACTCCGACCCGGTCGCCTGGCGCCGCGTCATCGAGGTCAACCTGATCGGATCGGCGGTCACGGCGCGGGCGTTCCTGCCGGTGCTCATGGAGAGCCGCGGGTATCTGCTCCAGATCGCGTCGCTCGCCGCGATCACGCCGGCGCCCATGATGACCGCGTACTGCGCGTCGAAGTCGGGCGTCGAGGCGTACGCGCACAGCCTGCGCGCCGAGGTCGGCTACAAGGGCGTACGGGTCGGCGTCGGGTACCTGTCGTGGACCGACACCGACATGGTGCGGGGCGCCGACCAGGACGACGTGATGCGCGAGCTGAGGCAGCGGCTGCCGTGGCCGTCGAACAAGACGTATCCGCTGGGACCGGCCGTGGACCGGATCGTCGCGGGCATCGAGCGGCGCTCCAGCCATGTGTACGCGCAGTGGTGGCTGCGGGGCATGCAGGGCATCCGCGGTTACCTGCCCGGGGTCATCGGGGCGGTCGGGCAGCGCGAGATGCGGCGGTTCGAGCCGCGCCTGGGCAGTGTCTCGACGGGGCTGGTCGGGGCGGGCGGTGCCGCCGACGAGTCGGTGAGGGGCGGCTGACGGTCCCTCAACTCTCTGACCTGCGGTTTTGGTGGTCGAGCACGGTCCGTCACTGATCGAAATGCGCGCTATCTCCCAGCGTGTAACTCTGGTCGAGGCCCGACCCCCTCACCCAAAAACGGGAGTGAAATCGCATGGGCATGAAGGACCAGTTCCAGGACAAGGCTGAGCAGCTCGCCGACCAGGCCAAGAAGCGGTCCGGTCAAGGCCGGGACCGCCGGGACGAGGCGAGTGAGCGCTCTACGCAGACTCAGGACACCATGCGTGAGCGTGGCTCGCAGTCCGAGGACTCCGAGCGTCGGCGGCAGGAAGCGCAGGACAGGCTCGACCAGGACTACGACGCCTGACGCGTGACGCTTCGCTGAGCCAGTCGTACGAGGGCCACCCGGGACGCCGGGTGGCCCTCGTTCTTTCATGTGCGGATCAGCGTGGCGGCGAGTTTGCCTGCCTGCGTGGTGGGCTTGTGCGGGTCGGTGGTGCGGGTTTGTGCCGGGTCGGCGTGGGGGCTTGTGCGGGTCGGTGGTGCGGGTTTGTGCCGGGTCGGCGTGGGGGCTTGTGCGGGTGGAGTGTTGTGAGCGGGCCTGTCCGGGTCAGCGCGGCGGGAGCTCGGGGCGGGCGTGGTTCGGGGTGTTCGTATAGTCCGGGGGAGTCTTGGCCGGGGAGGCCACCAGGAGGTCCAGGGCCAGATAGACCGCGTCGTCGAGCTGGGCGTGGCGGCCCTCCGCCCAGTCCAGGGGGGTGCGCAGGGCCTCGATGTCCGGTTCGACGCCCTTGTTCTCGACCGACCAGCCGTACTCGGGGAACCAGGCCGCGTTCATCGGGACCGTGATGACCGTCCCGTCGCCGAGTGTGTGGCGGCCCGTCATGCCGACGACGCCGCCCCAGGTGCGCTGGCCCACGACCGGGCCGAGCCCGAGGAGCTTGAACGCCGCGGTGATCATGTCGCCGTCGGACGAGGTCGCCTCGTCGGCCAGGGCGACGACCGGACCGCGCGGGGCGTTCGACGCGTACGAGACGGGCTGGGCGTTGCGCGTCAGGTCCCAGCCGAGGATCTTGCGGGTGAGCTTCTCGACGACCAGCTCGCTGATGTGGCCGCCCGCGTTGCCGCGTACGTCGACGATCAGGGCGGGCCGGGAGACCTCCATGCGTACGTCGCGGTTGAACTGCGCCCAGCCGGAGCCGCCCATGTCGGGGATGTGCAGATAGCCGCACTTGCCGCCGCTCAGCTCCCGTACGACCGCGCGGCGCTTGGCGACCCAGTCCTGGTAGCGCAGCGGGCGCTCGTCGACGAGGGGAACGACCGCGACGCGGCGGGGGCCGCCCTCGCCCTCCGTCGGCCGGAACGTCAGCTCGACCGTCGTGCCGCCCGAGCCCGCGAGCAGCGGATAGGGGCCGGCGACCGGGTCGACCGGGCGGCCGTCGACATGCGTGAGGACGGCGCCCTCGCGGATGCCGCTGCCGGCCAGCGGGGAGCGCGCCTTGGAGTCGGACGAGTCGCCGGGCAGGATGCGGACGAGCTGCCAGCCCTCGTCGCGGTGCACGAAGTTGGCGCCGAGGAGGCCCTGGGCGCGCTGGTAGTGGGGCGGGCCCTCGTTGCGGCGGGCGGCGGAGACGTAGGCGTGCGAGGTGCACAGTTCGCCCAGCACCTCGCGCAGCAGGTCGGCGAACTCGTCCGGGGACGCGACCCGTTCGACGAGCGGCCGGTACTGGGCGAGGACCGCGTCCCAGTCGATGTGGCACATCTTCGGGTCCCAGTAGTAGGCGCGGATGATCCGGCCGGCCTCCTCGTACGCCTGGCGCCACTCGGCGGCCGGGTCGACCTCGTGCAGGATGCGGCGCAGGTCGATCCAGACCGTGGTGTCGCTGTCGCCGGTCTCGGTGGAGGGGACGGCACGCAGCTCGCCCTCGTCGACGACGACGAGGCGGGTGCCGTCGCCGCTGACCGCGAACCAGTCGAGGTGGGTGACGAGTTCGGTCTTCTTGCCCTTGCTGAGGTTGAAGTACTCCAGGGTGGGGCGGCCCGAGGTGTCGGCCGGGTTGACGAACGTCTCGCCGAGCGCGCCGGAGATCGGCCAGCGCAGCCACACGAGGCCGCCGCCCGCGACCGGGTACAGCGCCGAGTATTTGGAGGCGGAGACGGGGAACGGCACGACACGGTTCGCCAGGCCCTCGATCTCCACGCTCGGCGCCCCGTCGGCCCCCGAGTCGTCGGTCGGGTCGAGCCCGCCGGCGGCCGTGCGCCCGTGGGGTGACAGGGCGAACGGGGAGGGCGTCGCCGACGACAGCGGCACCAGATACGGGCGGCAGCCGAGTGGGAAGGACAGGTCGCCGGTGTGCACGTCGTACACCGGGTCGAAGCCGCGCCAGG encodes the following:
- a CDS encoding SDR family oxidoreductase, which gives rise to MSRVSLEGQVAVVTGAARGVGELLARKLAARGAKIALVGLEPDELKAVSERLDTDSDFWHADVTDHVAMAQVAAEVKQRFGKVDIVVANAGVANGGPFLDSDPVAWRRVIEVNLIGSAVTARAFLPVLMESRGYLLQIASLAAITPAPMMTAYCASKSGVEAYAHSLRAEVGYKGVRVGVGYLSWTDTDMVRGADQDDVMRELRQRLPWPSNKTYPLGPAVDRIVAGIERRSSHVYAQWWLRGMQGIRGYLPGVIGAVGQREMRRFEPRLGSVSTGLVGAGGAADESVRGG
- a CDS encoding S41 family peptidase, yielding MSDNAYLRFPHLHEDRLCFETEDDLWVAPLDRPGRAWRVTVDRTKVSSPRFSPDGRHIAYTTWRSLDPEIHLAPVDGGPARRLTYWGSTDTQVRGWTPPDKDGRADILAVASHGQPFSYFTWAYDVPVDGSPGGRLPWGPVSDIAVADFDGERKTLLLTGTAPHEPASWKRYRGGAQGRLWLHGEQLVADLDGHLEAPMFVAGRIAFLSDHQGIGNVYSCLPDGSDLRRHSDHDAFYARNASSDGTRIVYQCAGDLWIIDDLSAGSVPRKLDVCLGGPRVGRRPYQVPAAHHVDGLSVDETGRASAVVVRGSLYWLTHRDGPARTIADTPGVRVRQPEMLGSGGQVAYVTDAEGEDAVEISYLPRASGEREPRRLASGELGRVLEMVSDPDGERLAIASDDGRLLLIDTIEEDEEEEGAEGEAERTGSEVTELIRSINGPVRDLAFSPDGAWLTWSHPGIGRSLRQIKMARIKDRTIIDVTNGRFEDENPVFTRDGRYLAFLSWRGFDPVYDVHTGDLSFPLGCRPYLVPLSSATPSPFALSPHGRTAAGGLDPTDDSGADGAPSVEIEGLANRVVPFPVSASKYSALYPVAGGGLVWLRWPISGALGETFVNPADTSGRPTLEYFNLSKGKKTELVTHLDWFAVSGDGTRLVVVDEGELRAVPSTETGDSDTTVWIDLRRILHEVDPAAEWRQAYEEAGRIIRAYYWDPKMCHIDWDAVLAQYRPLVERVASPDEFADLLREVLGELCTSHAYVSAARRNEGPPHYQRAQGLLGANFVHRDEGWQLVRILPGDSSDSKARSPLAGSGIREGAVLTHVDGRPVDPVAGPYPLLAGSGGTTVELTFRPTEGEGGPRRVAVVPLVDERPLRYQDWVAKRRAVVRELSGGKCGYLHIPDMGGSGWAQFNRDVRMEVSRPALIVDVRGNAGGHISELVVEKLTRKILGWDLTRNAQPVSYASNAPRGPVVALADEATSSDGDMITAAFKLLGLGPVVGQRTWGGVVGMTGRHTLGDGTVITVPMNAAWFPEYGWSVENKGVEPDIEALRTPLDWAEGRHAQLDDAVYLALDLLVASPAKTPPDYTNTPNHARPELPPR